AAAACACGTTGGTTGATGTCCTGCAGTGCCGGCCCAGCATCACGTTCTCCATGACCGAGAGGTTTGAAAAAAGACGGATGTTCTGGAAGGTTCTGGCGATCCCAAGCTGGGTTACGGCGTCAGGCCGGGTGAAAATACCGAAAAGGGTTTTTACGTCCTTTCTGAGCAGGTTGATAAAATAGTATGCAGGGTAGGAGATCATGATAAGCGCGGCTGGAATCATGAGATACTCAAGGGGGAAGAAACCAAAGAAGGATTTATGAGCATACCACTCTGCAAATTTCACCAGCCAGATCGCGCCAATCCCCGCATCGAGAGTGGCAAAAAGCAGGGTGACCCCCCTTGTCCAGGGCACCCCGTGACGAAGCCTTGCACCCAGAAAAATACGGAAAGCCCCGACACACAGCATCGCGATGACAAACTCGATCTGGAATGCGACACTGTTCAGGTAGGTGGCCAGCACGAGAAATGTCCACAGGATAGAGATGCCGATGAAAAAGCGGGCCATTTTGGCAAGCTGGGCCATCAGGTTGATCATCGGCGGCGGGACCAGATCCACACCCATGAAATTGATCGTTCCGGAGGATGGAATGGTAATTCCTGTAAGGCAGTTGAAGAAGGTGGTTTTACCGGCGCCGTTAGGCCCGATGAGGCCTACGATCTCACCCTCATTAACTGTAAGATCAACGTTCTCCAGCGCCGCCAGCCCACCAAAGACTTTTCCGATGCCGGAACCCTGGAGCAATGTTTTGCGCTCAACCACCATCAGAGACCCTTCACCTTGTCGATGGCCCTGATGTCATAAAGGGAATCATCTTCCGCGTCCAGTTCCGAGTCATCCGGATGCATTTCGCCCTTGACCCGGGCAGCGGGAAAAAGCCCCTCGGGTCTGAACCTCATCATGATTACCAGGATAAGCCCAAAAATAAGGTACCTGGCCTGAACCATATTTTGAGCTACTTCGATCGGTATGTGGATACCGACAAAGGACATGATCCGGGGAAGATTCTGGAGTACGGATCTTAGCACCTCGGTCATCGGAATAAGAATGCCTGCGCCGAAAAGGACCCCTTTTATGTTTCCCATGCCGCCAAAAACGATAAGGCAAAGGATCAGGATGGATTCCCAGAACTTGAACATGTCCGGGTGAATGAAAAGAAACCATCGGGCAAAAAACGCGCCTCCCAAGGCCCCGATGGAAGCGCTGATTGCAAAAGCGATAATTTTGTAATTTATGATATTGATTCCGACGCATTCGGCCGCTATCTCATCTTCCCTGATGGCAAACCAGGCCCTTCCAAGCCTTGAATTCTCGATGCGGCGAACGACAAAGAGCACCAGGCCCAGAAGGGCGAAAACCAGAAAATAAAACTCCCACCCGGCCTTCAGAACGTGGCCGAATAAAACCGGCGGTTTGATCCCGGGCAATCCCATGGGACCCCGGGTCAGCCATATCTCGTTCCTGATTACCAGAACCACCAGTTCGGAGAAACCAAAGGTTACAATGGCAAAGTAATCACCCGTTAGTCTGAGGGTCGGCGCCCCGAGCAGGATCCCCCACAGGGCCCCGTTCATTGCTGCCAGGGGAAGTATGACCCAGAAGGAGATACCATAGTGGATAGTAAGCAGCCCGGCCGTATAGGCGCCGATCCCGTAGAAACCCACATACCCGAGATCAAGCAGCCCGGTGAACCCGACAACGATGTTCAGGCCCAATGCAAGGATCATATAGAGCATGGTGAGCGTGATGATCCTGAGAAAATAGGATTTGCCGCTTCCCAGGGGCAGGAGGGGCAGAATGACCACGAAAAACAGCAAACACGCAGCGGCGGCCTTCCCGCTGAGTAATCTGCCCGTATTGAACCTGTGGAAACTCAAGGACATATCAGACCTTTTCCGTCGTAGATTTGCCCAGCAAACCGGAGGGTTTGAAAATTATGACAAGTATCATTACAGCGTAGGCTATCCCATCCCTGTATGGTGAAGATATATATCCAGCGCCCATAACCTCCGCCATGCCCAATATTCCACCGCCGAGCATGGCGCCGGGAACGGAACCTATGCCGCCGAGTACGGCTGCAGCGAACGCCTTAATGCCGGCGATGTATCCCATGGTAGGCCAGATGGCGTTGTAGTACATCCCAACGAGGATGCCGGCAACTCCCCCCATGCCCGAACCGATAGCGAATGTGAAGGAGATGACACGATTGACGTTGATGCCCATAAGGGAAGCTGTGACCTTGTCCTGGGCGATGGCGCGCATGGCGGTTCCCACCTTCGTCCTGTGGATTATGGCGTTAAGTCCGGCCATTATCACGATTGCGACACCAAGGATAAAGACCTGGAGCCAGGTAACCCGTATATTCCCTAAGGAAAAAGCGGTCGTTGAGAAAACTGGGGGTAGCTTCGCCCGAGGGAAGGCCTTGATGTCCGACCCCCAGATCATAAGAGCGAGGTTCTGAAGGAAAATCGACATCCCGATGGCTGTAATAAGGGCGGCCAACCGTGGAGCATTACGTAAAGGCCGGTACGCAACGATGTCCAGGATAACCCCAAGGATGGCACAGAGAACGATGGCCACAGGAAACGCTACCCATATGCTCAGCCCCATGGAGGTTACCATGGTGAAGGAAAAAAATGCTCCCATCATGTAAACTTCGCCGTGTGCGAAATTGATGAGTTCGATTACGCCGTAGACCATGGTGTAGCCCACAGCGATCAAGGCATATACGGATCCCAGCGTTATGCCGTTTATTACCTGCTGGCCAAACAGGGAGATGGAATCCAGAAAGGCATGGGGCACTCTTGGTTTACCTCGTACTTTTTGTGGACTAAGAAAATGTCCATCAAACGGGATGCGGCAATGCTCTGCCTGCATCCCCGGATAGCTGTCAGCAAAGCATCAAGAAGGCAAAAAGAGACAGGCGGGCAAAAAAGAGTCCGAGCCCGCCTGTTTCTTCCCGCCTCAGAGGTGCGGAACTCAGTCCGTCATCTGCTTTTCAGCGCTGAGCCATTTTCCGTTCTTGATCGTCTTGACAAACGCGGGCTTGAGGCAGTCACCATTCTCGTCGAAATAGGTGGCCCCGGTCACGCCCTTGTAGGCTTTCTCAGGAGAATTGAGGGAGGCAAGGTAATCCCTGATCTTCTCTCTGTCCGTTCCAACCTTCATCATGGCCTGCACAGCCATGCCTACAGCGTCATAGGTGTTGGCGGCGAACCAGTTGGGCTCTACATTATACTTTTTCTTGTAGGCCTTGATAAACTTCTGAGCATCAGGCCCGGCCTTGTCGGGAAGGAAAGGAGTTGTTATCAGGAGGCCTTCGGCATCAGGGTTCGCCAGCATGATCTTGTCATCCAGGCCGTCTGCCCCGAAAAATCCAGTCTTTATACCGAGCTTGGCGGCCTGCGAGATAATGAGGGTCGCCTGAGGCGCGTACCCGGGAATAAAGATAGCGTCGGGTTTCGAGGTCTTCAACTTGGTGAGCTGCGGGGTAAAGTCCGTCGTATCGCTGGTATATGCCTCTTCTCCCAGTATCTCGATCCCCAGGGTTGAAGCTTCACCCTCAAAGGCATTCTTCAGGCCTATGGAATAATCGTTCATCTCGTAAAAAATAGCTATTTTATTCCACCCCATGACTTCTTTGACGTACTTGGCGAGGAAAACTCCCTGAAAATCGTCCTTGTAGACGTCGCGGAAGTAGTAGGGGCTCATTTTCCCGATAGCGGGGTTCGTGCTTGCCGGGGAGATGGCCGGAAGCTTGGCTTCCTTGTAGATGGGGAGGGCAGCCATGGTGGAGGAGCTGCAAAGGTGGCCGATGACGATGAATACGTCGGGATCGGCGGCGAATTTGGTGGCGACGTTGGCAGCCTCCTTGGGATCGCAAAGATCATCGCCGAGAACGATGTCTACCTTGCGTCCGTTGATCCCTCCTGCTGCGTTAACCTCCTCGCCCATCAGCAAGGCGGCGTTCTTGACACCCTCACCGAATGTTGCGAGAGGACCGGTGTAGGGGGAGGCGACAGGGATCTTGATCGCCTTCTCAACCTTTACCTCCTCCTTTTTCTTCGCACACCCTGCAAAAACAAAGATCAGACCCACTGCGACTAATGCAATTTTCCAGACCAAGCCTTTTTTCTTCATTGTCCTCTCCTATTCTACCCAGTTTGGTTTTATCCAGCCCACTTTCCAGGTCACCGAAACTATACACAAAGATAAGGTCGCCAAAAGCATATCTGCCTGCGTATGACGCACAGGCAAGTTCGCAGTTTTCCACTCTACTCCCATTAACTGGCACGTTGATAAGTTTTTACAAATCCATCAACCAGACAAAAGGTATAGCGAAAGCATAAGGATTTTTTTTTGGATCGTCAATAGGTACAGCGGGCCCTAAATCCGCGATTGGCTTAAGCTTGTCTGCGTGCGGCGCACAGGTGGGCTTCACGTTGGACGTTTATTTCCACGCAGCTTAACGAGCAGGTCAGTAACGTGCAGTACCTCGACATCCCCGTGCCCGTTGCGGATGAGGCCGTCCCTGATGTGCATGATGCACGCGGGACAGGACGTCACCACGGTCCGGGTGCCGGAGGCGATGATGTTCTTCACCTTTCGGTCGTTGACATCCTTGGAGATATCGTAGTGCTCCACAGAAAAGGACCCCCCCATGCCGCAGCACCTGTCCGCCTCATCCATTGGCACGTACTTAACGCCGGGCAGAGACTCCATGAGGACGATGGGCTCATCCCTGATCCCCTGAAGGCGCCCAAGGTGACATGGGTGATGGTAGGTAACCTTCAGTTCCGGAATCGCATCCTGCGGCGTTTCAGCCGGGGTCTGACCGGGCAGGCCTCGCCGGAAGAAAAATTCGTTGATGTCCTGGAGCTTCGGCACAAAGCCGGCGATGCGATCCTTCCGGATGCCCGCCTCATCCAGAAGTGCCCCGAAGTTGCCCTTGAGGTTGCCGCCGCATGTGGCGCAGCCCGTAACAATGAAGTCCAGATCATACTTCTCGAATGCTTCGAGGTTCTGGACAGCGAGATCCCTCACGGTCCCCCTGGCACCTCCTGTGAGCGCAGGCATGCCGCAGCAGACCTGTTCCCCGGGTACGATCACCGTGGCGCCCGTATCGGCGATAAGGTCCATCATCCCCTCCCCCATTTCTGGGTAGAAGTAGTTGGTCATGCATCCCGCGAAGATACCGACCCTGGGCCCCTCTCCCTTCATTACAGTACCGTGAAATCGATCGGTGAAAAACCGCCGGGCAAGTTTCGGCACAGTACGGTCGCCGGCTATAAGGGGAAGCGGAAATCTGCGCCTTAAGCCGCTGGCCGCCGGGACCCTTCGAAACATGAATCCCTGGAGGGCACGGCCGGTTTTAACGGCGAACCTGAACCTCTTCGCGGCCCCCAGAAGGTGGTTGAGAATGAGACCTTTCCCGGTCTTCATCCCGACCCCGGAGGCCATTTTTTCCCTGGCACGGAGCATTATATCGAGGGTGGGAACGTTGCTGGGGCAGGCCTCCTCACAGGCCCCGCACAAAAGGCAGGTCTCCAGATACTCCCTGTAGCGTCCGGTCTGTTCTATACGGTCCCGGGAAACGGCCTCGATGAGGGCCATTTTCCCCCTGGCGCCGCTTGACTCCAGGGCTCTGACAC
This genomic stretch from bacterium BMS3Abin14 harbors:
- the lptB_5 gene encoding lipopolysaccharide export system ATP-binding protein LptB, with protein sequence MVVERKTLLQGSGIGKVFGGLAALENVDLTVNEGEIVGLIGPNGAGKTTFFNCLTGITIPSSGTINFMGVDLVPPPMINLMAQLAKMARFFIGISILWTFLVLATYLNSVAFQIEFVIAMLCVGAFRIFLGARLRHGVPWTRGVTLLFATLDAGIGAIWLVKFAEWYAHKSFFGFFPLEYLMIPAALIMISYPAYYFINLLRKDVKTLFGIFTRPDAVTQLGIARTFQNIRLFSNLSVMENVMLGRHCRTSTNVFSIILGTRFQRREERETRGKAMKTLKFVGLRHKAGSLAANLPYGEQRILEIARALATDPKVLLLDEPAAGMNPQETAMLIRLIDKIRDSGIAILLIEHDMKVIMKISDRIIVLDHGQKIAEGRPETIKSDRRVIEAYLGSAYVAQ
- a CDS encoding leucine/isoleucine/valine transporter permease subunit gives rise to the protein MSLSFHRFNTGRLLSGKAAAACLLFFVVILPLLPLGSGKSYFLRIITLTMLYMILALGLNIVVGFTGLLDLGYVGFYGIGAYTAGLLTIHYGISFWVILPLAAMNGALWGILLGAPTLRLTGDYFAIVTFGFSELVVLVIRNEIWLTRGPMGLPGIKPPVLFGHVLKAGWEFYFLVFALLGLVLFVVRRIENSRLGRAWFAIREDEIAAECVGINIINYKIIAFAISASIGALGGAFFARWFLFIHPDMFKFWESILILCLIVFGGMGNIKGVLFGAGILIPMTEVLRSVLQNLPRIMSFVGIHIPIEVAQNMVQARYLIFGLILVIMMRFRPEGLFPAARVKGEMHPDDSELDAEDDSLYDIRAIDKVKGL
- the livH_5 gene encoding high-affinity branched-chain amino acid transport system permease protein LivH, giving the protein MPHAFLDSISLFGQQVINGITLGSVYALIAVGYTMVYGVIELINFAHGEVYMMGAFFSFTMVTSMGLSIWVAFPVAIVLCAILGVILDIVAYRPLRNAPRLAALITAIGMSIFLQNLALMIWGSDIKAFPRAKLPPVFSTTAFSLGNIRVTWLQVFILGVAIVIMAGLNAIIHRTKVGTAMRAIAQDKVTASLMGINVNRVISFTFAIGSGMGGVAGILVGMYYNAIWPTMGYIAGIKAFAAAVLGGIGSVPGAMLGGGILGMAEVMGAGYISSPYRDGIAYAVMILVIIFKPSGLLGKSTTEKV
- the braC_5 gene encoding leucine-, isoleucine-, valine-, threonine-, and alanine-binding protein precursor gives rise to the protein MKKKGLVWKIALVAVGLIFVFAGCAKKKEEVKVEKAIKIPVASPYTGPLATFGEGVKNAALLMGEEVNAAGGINGRKVDIVLGDDLCDPKEAANVATKFAADPDVFIVIGHLCSSSTMAALPIYKEAKLPAISPASTNPAIGKMSPYYFRDVYKDDFQGVFLAKYVKEVMGWNKIAIFYEMNDYSIGLKNAFEGEASTLGIEILGEEAYTSDTTDFTPQLTKLKTSKPDAIFIPGYAPQATLIISQAAKLGIKTGFFGADGLDDKIMLANPDAEGLLITTPFLPDKAGPDAQKFIKAYKKKYNVEPNWFAANTYDAVGMAVQAMMKVGTDREKIRDYLASLNSPEKAYKGVTGATYFDENGDCLKPAFVKTIKNGKWLSAEKQMTD
- the glpC gene encoding anaerobic glycerol-3-phosphate dehydrogenase subunit C, with amino-acid sequence MDREDRSNVTPDAASMCVKCGTCRPVCPVFGVRALESSGARGKMALIEAVSRDRIEQTGRYREYLETCLLCGACEEACPSNVPTLDIMLRAREKMASGVGMKTGKGLILNHLLGAAKRFRFAVKTGRALQGFMFRRVPAASGLRRRFPLPLIAGDRTVPKLARRFFTDRFHGTVMKGEGPRVGIFAGCMTNYFYPEMGEGMMDLIADTGATVIVPGEQVCCGMPALTGGARGTVRDLAVQNLEAFEKYDLDFIVTGCATCGGNLKGNFGALLDEAGIRKDRIAGFVPKLQDINEFFFRRGLPGQTPAETPQDAIPELKVTYHHPCHLGRLQGIRDEPIVLMESLPGVKYVPMDEADRCCGMGGSFSVEHYDISKDVNDRKVKNIIASGTRTVVTSCPACIMHIRDGLIRNGHGDVEVLHVTDLLVKLRGNKRPT